The window GATAGGCCAGAAGTGGAAGCACCGTAAGGTGTTATGAGCTGACTGGTACTAATAGGCCGAGGACTTACCACAAAAATGCTACGCGTCCACTGTGCGATACCTGAAACAACAAACCCCCCGGGGTTGCTGCTTCCGGCCGGCCTTCACCTGATTTATTGGTGGGGCACGACCGGCAGCTGCCAGCACCTGGGGGTTGGAACACGATGTTTCGCAGCGTTACGGCAGCCATAGCGTAGGGGAAACGCCCGGTCCCATCCCGAACCCGGAAGCTAAGCCCTACAGCGCCGATGGTACTGCACCCGCCAGGGTGTGGGAGAGTAGGACACTGCCGAACACACATCCCAGAAAAGGGGCCCCCACGAGGGGGCCCCTTTTCTGCATTTCACCGGCGCGTTGTTCTGGTCGAAGCCGCACCGTGCTTCTCAGGACACCACCGTGCTTCTCAGGACACCACGGGTCACCCCCCGACACCACAATCACCCGCCCCGACACCCGCGGCCACCGCAGTCATGATCGGTGCACGCGCCGGCGCCGGCGCACCGCCTCCCCGACGGAGAAGTCATCCGCCCACCGCCCCATACCGGCAGCGGGTGGTCAGCAACCAGCAGGGGCGACCGCGCCCAACCCGGCGAACCACCCACAACCCCCGACCCCCACCGGCAACCAGCAGCGAACCCGGGTTCCCGACCGACAACCAGAAGCGACCCCCGGGCCCCGAGCGACAACCCAGCAGGGACCCGGGTCCCGACCGACAACCAGCAGCGACCTGGGTCCCGACCGCCGTGCCGCACGGACCGCAGCCAACCGTCCCGCCGCCCATCACACACCCCGCCGCGCCCAACCACCCCGCCGCCCCACCACGCCCGTCGCTACGTGCGCCGACACGCAGAGCACACCCAGCCACCGAACCACCCCAACGGGACCTTCGGCCATCAACCGCCTGAGCACCAGAGCCCGAATTCATCGTCACGGTGACACAACCCGGTGTACGACGCCGCTGGGTTGGCTGTGGTCCGCTTTCGGCGAGTTCTCACGTCGCACGAGGGAGTGTGCGTTGAGAAACTCGTGACGTTGTGCGTGTGGTCGACCATCGCCACGCACGTGACCGTGTCGCTGTCATTCACTCCGCTGGCGGTCAGGCAGCGCACGTTGCGGGCTGGCATCGGAATGGTCACCCGTCCACAAGCACGCTGTTCGTGGGAGCGGGGTCTGCCACGCACTACCATCAGATGTACATCAGAACAGCGATTCAGGAGTTGTTGGCCATGGCGCCGCAGGATAACGACAGAGGCGACGACGTTCGCCGAGACCGGCGCGACGCGCAGAGCCCCCGGGGCGGTGCGCGGGGTCAGGACTCCGGGCGTGAAGACCGGTCGACCGGCAACGGAGACCGCAGCGGCGGTCCGCGTGGCTTCGGGGGTCGCGGTTCCGGGCAGGGCGATCGAGAGCGTCCCCGTAGCGGCGGGTATCAGGGCAACGCTGACAGGGGTGCCCGCACGGGGGGCTACCAGGGTGGTTCTGATCGTCCTCGCGCCGGCGGATATCAGGGTGTTCGCGACGGTGGCGACGCGCGCGGTGGCGGCTACCGCGGTGACCGAGAAGGCGGCCAGGGCGACCGCCCACGCACCGGTTACCAGGGACGGACTCCTGACGATCGCGGCGGATACCGCGGTGGTTCGGACGGCCCGCGGACCGGGCAGCGCCCCGAAGGCGGATACCGCGGCGGTTCCGGATTCGGAGTCGACCGCGATCGGAGTGACCGCAGCGACCAGCGCGGCACGGGCGATCGTCCCGCCGGGCAGGGATACCAGGGGCGGCGCCCCACGGACGCGCAGGGCGATCGTGGCGGTTACCGCGGCGGCGAGCGCTCCGGCGGTGACCGTCCCTATGGTCAGCGTGACGACCGTGAGCGTGGCGGTTACCGCGGCGGCGAGCGCTCCGGCGGTGACCGTCCCTATGGTCAGCGGGATGACCGTGCGCCCCGTGCCGGTGGTGACCGTCCCTACGGTCGGCGTGAGGACCGCGGCGGCGAGCGCTCCGGCGGCGACCGCCCCTATGGTCAGCGTGATGACCGTGCTCCGCGTGCCGGTGGCGATCGCCCCTACGGGCAGCGCGACGACCGTCCCCGTGGTGACCGTCCCTACGGCCAGCGGGACGACCGTCCCCGTGGTGACCGTCCCTACGGCCAGCGGGACGACCGTCCGCGCGGTGACCGTCCCTACGGGCAGCGTGATGACCGTGCGCCGCGTGCCGGTGGCGATCGCCCCTACGGGCAGCTGGACGACCGTGGCGGTTACCGCGGCGGCGAGCGCTCCGGCGGCGACCGCCCCTATGGTCAGCGTGATGACCGTGGCGGTTACCGCGGCGGCGAGCGCTCCGGCGGCGACCGTCCCTATGGTCAGCGTGATGACCGTGCGCCGCGTGCCGGTGACCGTCCCTACGGGCAGCGGGACGATCGTGCGCCGCGTGCCGGTGGCGATCGCCCCTACGGTCAGCGGGACGACCGTCCGCGCGGTGACCGTCCCTACGGTCAGCGGGACGACCGTCCGCGCGGTGACCGTCCCTACGGTCAGCGCGACGACCGTCCGCGCGGTGACCGCCCCTACGGTCAGCGCGACGACCGTCCGCGCGGTGACCGCCCCTACGGCCAGCGCGACGACCGTCCGCGCGGTGACCGCCCCTACGGCCAGCGGGACGACCGCGCGCCGCGGGCCGGTGGTGACCGCCCCGATGATCGGCGTCCGCAGCGTGAGGACCGTCCGGGATCCCGGAGTCCTTTCGGCGGCAACCTCAGTGACACCTTCAAGGCTCCGGCCGACCGCCCGGAGCGCACCGACGACCGTCCGGTGGCCGGCGATGACCGTGATCGTCCGCGTTCGCCGCGCACGGACGACCGCGAGCGTCCGGCGTACCGGTCCGACGACAGCCGCCCGCCTCGGCGTGACGACCGTCCGCAGCGGTCCGATCGGCCGGATCGTTCCGCTCCTCGCGCCGACGCCGACCGCCCGCCCCGTCGTTTCGACGACGACCGCGCCGACCGCCCGCGCCGCGAGGCGCCGACCGGCTCGCGCATCCGCCCCGAAGACGCCAACGAGGTCTGGCCCGACGCGCCGGAGTGGGCAGAGCCGTCGGAGTTGGGGCCGGAGGTCCTCCGCGATCTCCGTGGGCTGAGCAAGGAGAACAGCGAGTTCGTCGCCCGCCACCTGGTCGCCGCGACGTCCCTCGCCGACGAGGAGCCGGACGAGGCCTGGCTGCACGCGCGGGCCGCCCGTTCGAAGGGTGGGCGTATCGCCGTCGTCCGTGAGACGGTCGGGCTCGTCGCCTACCGGGCGCAGGAGTGGGCCGAGGCGATCTCGGAGCTCCGTGCCGCCCGCCGCATGGGTGGTGGCCCTGGCCACGTCGCCATCCTGGCAGACTGCGAACGCGCTCTGGGCAACCCGGAGCGTGCACTGGATCTCGCCCGCAGCCCCGAGGCGGCCCAGCTCGACGAAGAGGGCGCAGCGGAGCTGCGCATCGTGGCCTCCGGCGCCCGTGCCGATCTGGGTCAGCTCGATGCGGCGATGGCGGTTCTGCAGGACGGTCCCGGATTCGACCTCGACCGTCCCGAGCCGTGGTCGGCTCGTCTGTACTACGCCTACGCCGACCTGCTTCTGACGGCCAGTAGGTCCGACGAGGCGCTGCAGTGGTTCGTCCGCGCCGACGACGCCGACGACGACGGGGACACCGACGCCGCCGACCGTATCGCCGACCTCATCGCCATCCGTGACGGCGGCGGTGTGGCCGCCTCGGACGCCGCCCAGGATGCCGACGGCTCCTCCGACGTGCCCGGGGTCGCCGACAGCGGTGACACCGCCGACACGGAGAGGGACACCGTCGCGGGCGGCGCCGAGCTCGTCACCGACGACGCCGCGCTCGACGACAGTGCCGACGACATCGCGACTGCGTCGACCGACGTCGCCGCCGACATCGAGGACGACGACCGCACCGGCACCGCGCCCATCGAGGTCGCCGTCGACGAGGACAACACTCCCGAGGACGCCGAGGACGCCGAGGACGCCGCTGTCGACCACGTCGCCGCCGACGACGAGGACGCGGATGACGAAGAAGGGGCCGATCAGGAGCTCGACGGCCGCCCCACTCCGGCCGGCGAGGTGCCGATCGGGCGCGGATCGGTCCTGTTCAGCTCGGGCCAGGAATCGTGACGTCGCTGGCCGAGCGCTTCGACGTCCTGCTGCTCGACCTGGACGGCACCGTCTACCTGGGACATCAACCCATCGACCACGTCGGTGAGGCGCTGCAGGAGGCGGCTCGCCGGGGCGCCCGTTCGGTGTACGTCACGAACAACGCGTCGCGGCCGCCGGCCGAGGTCGCGGCCCAGCTGTCGGGAATGGGACTGGACGCCGCCGCCGATGACGTCCTGACCTCACCGCAGGCGGCGGTGACGATGCTCGTCGACCGGCACCCGACCGGTGCGGCGGTACTGGTCGTCGGAGCGCCGTACCTGGCGGACGAGGTGGCCCGTCGCGGGCTCACCCCGGTGCGCACCTTCGCCGAGAACCCGGTGGCGGTCGTGCAGGGCCACTCGCCCGAGACGGGCTGGCCGATCCTGGCCGAGGCGTGCCTCGCCCTGCGGGGTGGGGCGGATTGGGTCGCGGCCAACGTGGACGCCACCCTCCCCACCGATCGGGGGCTGCTGCCCGGCAACGGCGCCATGGTGTCGGTGCTGGTCACCGCCACCGGACGCCGTCCCCGGGTGGCCGGCAAACCGGCCCGGCCGATGATCGACGCCGCGATCGCCCGGTACGGCTCGACCACTCCGCTGGTCGTCGGCGACCGCCTGGACACCGACATCGAAGCGGCGGTCACCGCCGGAGTCCCGTCGCTGCTCGTCTTCACCGGGGTCTCCACCCCCGCCGAGGTCGTCACCGCCGCAGCCGAGCGGCGTCCCACCCACGTCGGGTTCGACATGCGCGCCGTCGTCGACGCCGCCCGCAGCGTCGAGATCGCCTCCGGTGGGAACGGGTGGCAGGCCGACTTCGGCGACGGTGGTCTGACCCTGCGCCGCGACGGATCGGGCGACGACGGCGACACCCTGCCCGACACGGACGCGCTGCACGCGCTCGCTGCGCTGGCCAGGGCCGGCTGGGCCGCGACGGAGACGCCCGTCGGGGCTGTCCACGCCGGCGACGAAGCGGCCGGGGCCACCCTGCAACGCCTCGGAATCCGGGCCGGCTGACCGTCGGATAGCGTGACACCGCGCGGACATCCCGTCCGCGCGGTGTCCGGCCCGGTGCGAGCCGCGCCGTCCAGGTCAGCGAGGAGGGCCCGATGAGCAATCCCGTCCCGCCCGCGGCGCGTCCGGCGGTCGATCCCTTCGAGTCCGTCGACGCCGATCTGGAGCTGCTCGAGACCCTCGACCCGGCCGGTCAGGTTCCCGTCTTCGGGCGCATCCACGCCGCGCTGACCGACGCGCTGGCCGCGACCGCCGGCACGGCCGGTGCGGCCACACCCGGGCGACCGCCCGGTGGCGGTCGCTGACATGCGCCGTGCCCGGCTCGACGCCGAACTCGTCCGTCGCGGTCTCGCGAGGTCCCGAGAACACGCGGCCGAGCTCG is drawn from Nakamurella deserti and contains these coding sequences:
- a CDS encoding HAD-IIA family hydrolase yields the protein MTSLAERFDVLLLDLDGTVYLGHQPIDHVGEALQEAARRGARSVYVTNNASRPPAEVAAQLSGMGLDAAADDVLTSPQAAVTMLVDRHPTGAAVLVVGAPYLADEVARRGLTPVRTFAENPVAVVQGHSPETGWPILAEACLALRGGADWVAANVDATLPTDRGLLPGNGAMVSVLVTATGRRPRVAGKPARPMIDAAIARYGSTTPLVVGDRLDTDIEAAVTAGVPSLLVFTGVSTPAEVVTAAAERRPTHVGFDMRAVVDAARSVEIASGGNGWQADFGDGGLTLRRDGSGDDGDTLPDTDALHALAALARAGWAATETPVGAVHAGDEAAGATLQRLGIRAG